Genomic window (Bacteroides sp.):
TTGGGCAGGTCCCATTTTCCCTTACGGAAAATAAACAACAGTTGCCCCTGTGGATTGATGACCAAGCCCCCTGCAGCTTCATGGGGGGTAAAAAAGGAGGCTGCATAACGAAAGAGCCATTGGGGATTAGAAGATTTCAATACCATCCGACTGCCTTCACCAGTTGACAAGAATTTGGAAAAATAATCCCAGAAAGGGAAAGCCTGACTGGGTTCTGCCCAGAGTTCCAGGTTCCCTTCCAGGGGATCATCCAGGGTGGTGATTTTGATCTCTTTGTCAATAAGATAGATCGTAAACATCCGATAATTTTTTGAAGCGTTTCTTCAATTTTTTTGAATTTACAAGGACTTTTCGAAAGTTACTAAAATTTGGTGTAGGTTTGTAATATGAAATGTGATAGTGAAGTTGCCCGTATCATTGCGAGTTTATTGCTTCAAAGCAAAGCCGTAAAACTAGACGCTGTGACACCCTTCACCTGGGCTTCAGGAATAAAATCTCCCATTTATTGCGACAACCGGCTTACATTGTCTTTTCCGCAGGTCAGGCGTCAGATTGCGCTGCAGTTTTCGAGAATTATCCGTGAAAATTTTCCGGAAGCAGCAGTGATAGCCGGTGTGGCGACTGGGGCCATTGCCCACGGTATCCTGGTGGCTGAAGAAATGGGGCTGCCTTTTGTTTACGTGCGCAATGCTGCCAAAGGGCATGGACTGGGAAACCAGATAGAGGGGCGGATTCTAAAGGGTGAGAAGACGGTTGTGATCGAAGACCTGGTCTCGACGGGGCAGAGCAGCCTTGCGGCCGTAAAGGCTTTGCGCGAAGCTGGTTTCCTTGTCGAAGGAATGCTGGCCATTTTTTCCTACCAGTTCCCCGAAGCCGAAGAGGCCATGGCACAGCACGAAATCGATCTGTACACCCTCAGCAATTATACTTGCCTGCTGGAGACTGCCCTGCAGGAAAGCCGCATCACTGAGGAGGATATGCAAATTCTTTCGAAATGGCGCGAAAACCCCCGTGCCTGGGGGGAATAGACTTCATCATAGTTATCTTCAAGTATTATGACAAAATTCCAGAGTAAGCGCGTTCTTGTCAATGCGAGCGAACAAGAGGTATATCATTTCCTGAGCGATTTCAGAAATTTCAAAGACCTTATGCCGCCACAGATCGTTGACTGGCAGGCCGATGAGGATAGCTGTTCATTTACAATCCAGGGAATGGCCAGTCTCTCGATGCGAATGCAGGAAAAGGTTCCCTTCCAGAAAATTCATATCAAGGCAGATGGCCAAAATCCCATCGATTATTCCCTTGACTGCTATTTCGAGCCTGAAGAGGAAAACCGGAGCCGGGTTG
Coding sequences:
- the pyrE gene encoding orotate phosphoribosyltransferase, which produces MKCDSEVARIIASLLLQSKAVKLDAVTPFTWASGIKSPIYCDNRLTLSFPQVRRQIALQFSRIIRENFPEAAVIAGVATGAIAHGILVAEEMGLPFVYVRNAAKGHGLGNQIEGRILKGEKTVVIEDLVSTGQSSLAAVKALREAGFLVEGMLAIFSYQFPEAEEAMAQHEIDLYTLSNYTCLLETALQESRITEEDMQILSKWRENPRAWGE
- a CDS encoding SRPBCC family protein yields the protein MTKFQSKRVLVNASEQEVYHFLSDFRNFKDLMPPQIVDWQADEDSCSFTIQGMASLSMRMQEKVPFQKIHIKADGQNPIDYSLDCYFEPEEENRSRVEIVFDAELNPFLKMVASGPLQNLVNMLADKLEDIFAKRSE